One region of Quercus lobata isolate SW786 chromosome 2, ValleyOak3.0 Primary Assembly, whole genome shotgun sequence genomic DNA includes:
- the LOC115957883 gene encoding uncharacterized protein LOC115957883 has protein sequence MVVHSKDEALMCKVFPSSLGPVAMRWFNGLKANSIDSFRKLTRAFGACFITCSRVPRPLGSLLSMSMREGETLKAYSDRYWEMFNEIEGEYNDVAISTFKAGLPTKHDLRKSLTGKPVTSVRQLMDRIDKYRRVEEDQLQGKGKTKVIP, from the coding sequence ATGGTCGTTCACTCCAAagatgaggccttgatgtgtaaggtcTTTCCATCTAGCTTGGGCCcagtggcgatgaggtggttcaacggttTAAAGGCGAACTCTATTGACTCCTTTCGGAAACTCACCCGGGCTTTTGGTGCTTGCTTTATTACTTGtagcagggttcctcggcctttgggatcATTATTGTCTATGTCCATGCGGGAGGGTGAAACTCTGAAAGCTTATTCAgatagatactgggagatgtttaacgaaatagagGGAGAGTACAATGATGTGGCCATTAGCACTTTTAAGGCTGGTCTTCCAACCAagcatgatttgagaaaatcTCTAACTGGTAAACCTGTTACTAGTGTACGCCAACTGATGGATCGGATTGACAAGTAcagaagagtagaagaagaccaactGCAGGGGAAAGGAAAGACTAAGGTGATCCCTTAa